The proteins below come from a single Piscinibacter gummiphilus genomic window:
- the ruvA gene encoding Holliday junction branch migration protein RuvA: MIGRLTGLLAEKNPPQLLVDVGGVGYEVDVPMSTFYNLPALGERISLLTHFVVREDAQVLFGFLTAEERATFRQLVKISGVGPRTALSILSGLSVGELAQAVSLQESGRLIKVPGIGKKTAERLLLELKGKLGPDLALPTSVASDAQADILQALVALGYSDREAALALKSLPADVGVSDGIKLALKALAK; this comes from the coding sequence ATGATCGGTCGCCTCACCGGGCTGCTCGCAGAAAAGAACCCACCGCAACTGCTCGTGGACGTGGGTGGCGTCGGCTACGAAGTCGACGTGCCCATGAGCACGTTCTACAACCTGCCTGCCTTGGGCGAGCGGATCTCGCTGCTCACGCACTTCGTGGTGCGTGAAGACGCGCAGGTGCTGTTCGGCTTCCTCACCGCCGAAGAGCGTGCGACCTTCCGCCAGCTCGTGAAGATCTCGGGCGTCGGGCCACGCACGGCCTTGTCGATCCTGTCGGGCCTGAGCGTGGGCGAGTTGGCGCAGGCCGTGTCGCTGCAGGAAAGCGGGCGTCTCATCAAGGTGCCGGGGATCGGCAAGAAGACGGCCGAGCGCCTGCTGCTCGAACTGAAGGGCAAGCTCGGACCCGATCTCGCGCTGCCCACGAGCGTGGCCAGCGACGCCCAGGCCGACATCCTGCAGGCGCTGGTCGCCCTGGGCTACAGCGACCGCGAAGCCGCCCTGGCGCTCAAGAGCCTGCCAGCCGACGTGGGCGTGAGCGACGGCATCAAGTTGGCGTTGAAGGCATTGGCCAAATAG
- a CDS encoding response regulator has translation MNKILLLEDLPEIRSWLKALALQVFPQAQVFEAARVHDALALITAERFEIAMIDLGLPDGSGVDVVAALQKAQPEAQSVVVTIHDDDDHLFPALQAGAFGYLLKEQPREHFVEQLQRISQGEPPLSPSIARRVIAYFAAQNKPQERPQNLPHVQLTDRENEVLLWVAKGFTLPEIGVQLNLSRHTIADYVKQIYRKLNVSSRAEAALEAQRLGLFRR, from the coding sequence ATGAACAAGATCCTGTTGTTGGAAGACCTGCCCGAAATCCGCAGCTGGCTCAAGGCGCTGGCCTTGCAGGTGTTTCCGCAGGCCCAGGTGTTCGAAGCCGCGCGGGTGCACGATGCGCTGGCGCTGATCACCGCCGAGCGTTTCGAGATCGCCATGATCGACCTCGGTCTGCCCGACGGCTCCGGCGTCGACGTGGTCGCCGCCCTGCAGAAAGCCCAGCCCGAAGCGCAGTCGGTCGTCGTGACCATCCACGACGACGACGACCACCTCTTCCCCGCGCTGCAGGCCGGCGCCTTCGGCTACCTGCTGAAGGAACAACCGCGCGAACATTTCGTCGAGCAGCTGCAGCGCATCAGCCAGGGCGAACCGCCGCTGTCGCCGTCGATCGCCCGCCGCGTGATCGCCTATTTCGCGGCACAGAACAAACCGCAGGAACGCCCGCAGAACCTGCCCCACGTGCAGCTCACCGACCGTGAGAACGAAGTGCTGCTGTGGGTGGCCAAGGGCTTCACGCTGCCTGAAATCGGCGTGCAGCTGAACCTCTCGCGCCACACCATCGCCGACTACGTGAAGCAGATCTACCGCAAGCTCAACGTGAGTTCGCGCGCCGAGGCGGCCCTCGAAGCCCAGCGCCTCGGCCTCTTCCGTCGCTGA
- a CDS encoding ATP-binding protein produces MRDRLRLRSQPFSWMSLLVLWLLTAAALEGRAAPAEGKVIVMQQAITATGAGEQFPDEQTVRPVSLPDDWWRSRPREDGPVWYRLRFDAPEAAGSPEHLMAAYIQRVCSNAEVHLNGFLVHSGGRMTEPLTRNCAYPQLVPLPASLLKAEGNTLDIKVQGYAVQKVSSRQRSGGLSAVKIGPQALLAEEQASQTFWNVTALQMLAVATTVLAAFLLFLRAINPKEAHLGYLGLLILGWNALGLRSWWAHVPLDTHTVELLTCVGFAIVTGLTVQFLLSYSALRSRMIEAGLLAQCLMVPLTLALAGPQRLFNLSSAWNLLMVLEVVAMMVLYLYTEWHARRRTFWPMAAMMAALALLVAMDRAAQFDWMPRVNLLNYALPVIFFAIASRQIKMFGHALRSAEAARNSLDRRLAEATAEMERNYVQMAELRVEQVTEKERKRIAGDLHDDLGAKLLTIVHTSESERISSLAREALEEMRLSVRGLTGKPLPVADALADWRAETVSRLGQAGIEVDWRSPTEDVTQLLSARAFVQTTRILREAVSNVIKHSGASHCKVRCTLGQQDFVLVVQDNGKGIPMELDGKLDRGHGMASMKHRAKQMQGQCLVESGPGYGTVIRLTLPLGMA; encoded by the coding sequence ATGCGCGATCGCCTCCGTCTCCGCTCCCAGCCCTTTTCGTGGATGAGCCTGCTGGTGCTCTGGCTGCTGACTGCTGCCGCGCTGGAGGGGCGTGCCGCGCCGGCCGAGGGCAAGGTCATCGTCATGCAGCAAGCCATCACAGCGACCGGCGCGGGCGAGCAGTTCCCGGACGAGCAGACCGTGCGCCCCGTGTCCCTGCCCGACGACTGGTGGCGCAGCCGGCCGCGCGAAGACGGCCCGGTGTGGTACCGGCTGCGCTTCGACGCGCCCGAGGCCGCCGGAAGCCCCGAGCATCTGATGGCCGCCTACATCCAGCGGGTGTGCAGCAACGCCGAGGTTCACCTCAACGGCTTCCTCGTGCACAGCGGCGGGCGCATGACGGAGCCGCTCACGCGCAACTGCGCCTACCCGCAGCTGGTGCCGCTGCCGGCCAGCCTTCTCAAGGCCGAGGGCAACACGCTCGACATCAAGGTGCAGGGCTACGCGGTGCAGAAGGTCTCGTCGCGCCAGCGCTCGGGCGGCCTCTCGGCCGTGAAGATCGGGCCGCAGGCGCTGCTCGCCGAAGAGCAGGCTTCGCAGACCTTCTGGAACGTGACGGCCCTTCAGATGCTGGCCGTGGCCACCACCGTGCTGGCCGCCTTCCTGCTCTTCCTGCGGGCGATCAACCCGAAGGAGGCGCACCTCGGCTACCTGGGGTTGCTCATCCTCGGGTGGAACGCGCTCGGCCTGCGCAGCTGGTGGGCCCACGTGCCGCTCGACACCCACACCGTCGAGCTGCTCACCTGCGTCGGGTTTGCCATCGTCACCGGGCTCACGGTGCAGTTCCTGTTGAGCTACAGCGCCCTGCGCTCGCGCATGATCGAAGCCGGCCTGCTGGCGCAATGCCTGATGGTGCCGCTGACGCTGGCGCTGGCCGGGCCGCAGCGCCTCTTCAACCTCAGCAGCGCCTGGAACCTGCTGATGGTGCTGGAGGTGGTGGCGATGATGGTGCTCTACCTCTACACCGAGTGGCACGCCCGGCGGCGGACCTTCTGGCCGATGGCGGCGATGATGGCGGCGCTCGCGCTGCTGGTGGCGATGGACCGGGCCGCGCAGTTCGACTGGATGCCGCGGGTGAACCTGCTCAACTACGCGCTGCCGGTGATCTTCTTCGCCATCGCCTCGCGCCAGATCAAGATGTTCGGCCACGCACTGCGCTCGGCCGAAGCGGCACGCAACTCGCTCGATCGCCGCCTCGCCGAAGCCACCGCCGAGATGGAGCGCAACTACGTGCAGATGGCCGAGCTGCGTGTCGAGCAGGTCACCGAGAAGGAGCGCAAGCGCATTGCCGGCGACCTGCACGATGACCTGGGCGCGAAGCTCCTGACCATCGTGCACACGAGCGAATCGGAGCGCATCTCCTCACTCGCGCGCGAGGCGCTGGAAGAGATGCGCCTGTCGGTGCGGGGCCTCACCGGCAAGCCGCTGCCGGTGGCCGACGCGCTGGCCGACTGGCGGGCCGAGACCGTCTCTCGCCTCGGCCAGGCCGGCATCGAGGTCGACTGGCGCAGCCCCACCGAAGACGTGACGCAGTTGCTCTCGGCCCGCGCTTTCGTGCAGACGACGCGCATCCTGCGCGAGGCGGTGAGCAACGTCATCAAGCACAGCGGCGCCTCGCATTGCAAGGTGCGCTGCACCCTGGGCCAGCAGGACTTCGTGCTGGTGGTGCAGGACAACGGCAAGGGCATCCCGATGGAACTCGACGGCAAGCTCGACCGCGGCCACGGCATGGCCAGCATGAAGCACCGCGCCAAGCAGATGCAGGGGCAGTGCCTGGTGGAGTCGGGCCCCGGCTACGGAACCGTGATCCGGCTCACGCTTCCGTTGGGTATGGCTTGA
- a CDS encoding PhoH family protein, whose product MILRHAFIPLDNIRLAHLCGSLDEHLRNIESAFDVSISRRNESFRIEGAKADAERAVALLQTLYDRARKPISAEAFQLALVEALADVPRARRRAAAPGAERAEDADGEEVVLRTRRADLAGRTPNQHLYLNNIRTHDITFGIGPAGTGKTFLAVACAVDALERSAVQRIILTRPAVEAGERLGFLPGDLAQKVDPYLRPLYDALYDLMGFERVGKAFEKGNIEIAPLAFMRGRTLNHAFVILDEAQNTTREQMKMFLTRIGFGSKCVVTGDVSQIDLPKGTDSGLIDAERVLRRVNGIAMTRFTAADVVRHPLVARIVEAYDAAPAERS is encoded by the coding sequence TTGATCCTTCGCCACGCCTTCATCCCGCTCGACAACATCCGCCTGGCCCATTTGTGCGGCAGCCTGGACGAGCACCTGCGCAACATCGAGTCGGCCTTCGACGTGAGCATCTCGCGGCGCAACGAGTCGTTCCGCATCGAAGGGGCGAAGGCCGATGCGGAGCGCGCGGTAGCCTTGCTGCAGACGCTCTACGACCGCGCGCGCAAGCCGATCTCGGCCGAAGCGTTCCAGCTCGCCCTGGTGGAAGCGCTGGCCGACGTGCCGCGTGCCCGCAGGCGGGCCGCAGCGCCAGGCGCCGAGCGTGCGGAAGACGCCGACGGTGAGGAGGTCGTGCTGCGCACGCGCCGTGCCGATCTGGCGGGCCGCACGCCCAACCAGCACCTCTACCTGAACAACATCCGCACGCACGACATCACCTTCGGCATCGGCCCGGCGGGCACCGGCAAGACCTTTCTCGCGGTGGCGTGCGCGGTCGATGCGCTCGAGCGCAGCGCGGTGCAGCGCATCATCCTCACCCGCCCGGCGGTCGAAGCCGGCGAGCGCCTGGGCTTCCTGCCCGGTGACCTGGCGCAGAAGGTCGACCCCTACCTGCGCCCGCTCTACGACGCGCTCTACGACCTGATGGGCTTCGAGCGCGTGGGCAAGGCCTTCGAGAAGGGCAACATCGAGATCGCGCCGCTCGCCTTCATGCGGGGCCGCACGCTCAACCATGCGTTCGTGATCCTCGACGAGGCGCAGAACACCACCCGCGAGCAGATGAAGATGTTCCTCACGCGCATCGGCTTCGGCAGCAAATGCGTGGTGACCGGCGACGTGAGCCAGATCGATCTGCCCAAGGGCACCGACAGCGGCCTGATCGACGCCGAGCGGGTGCTGCGGCGCGTGAACGGCATCGCGATGACACGCTTCACCGCCGCCGACGTGGTGCGCCACCCGCTGGTTGCGCGCATCGTCGAGGCTTACGACGCGGCGCCAGCGGAGCGCAGCTGA
- the ybeY gene encoding rRNA maturation RNase YbeY → MARPELRLSLQFADASHRAHLPRHKVARWIRAALKAPGEITVRIVGADEGQALNRDFRGKDYATNVLTFDYEHEPVVHADLILCAPVVEAEAKQQKITLEAHYAHLLVHGTLHAQGFDHEDDDEAREMEAHETAILAGLGYDDPYKR, encoded by the coding sequence ATGGCCCGCCCCGAGCTGCGCCTGTCGCTGCAGTTTGCCGACGCCTCGCACCGTGCGCACCTGCCGCGCCACAAGGTGGCCCGCTGGATCCGCGCGGCGCTGAAGGCGCCGGGCGAGATCACGGTGCGCATCGTCGGCGCCGACGAAGGCCAGGCCCTCAACCGCGACTTCCGCGGCAAGGACTACGCGACCAACGTGCTGACCTTCGACTACGAGCATGAGCCGGTGGTTCACGCCGACCTCATTCTCTGCGCGCCGGTCGTCGAAGCCGAAGCGAAGCAGCAGAAGATCACGCTGGAGGCGCACTACGCGCACCTGCTGGTGCACGGCACTCTGCATGCGCAGGGCTTCGACCACGAAGACGACGACGAGGCGCGCGAGATGGAAGCGCACGAGACCGCCATCCTGGCCGGCCTTGGGTACGACGACCCGTACAAGCGCTGA
- a CDS encoding magnesium transporter CorA family protein, whose product MRILHITPEQFTELPELPEQLPPTGYIWIGSARREFEVNIAPLQTAFQRWTGGQLVDLHISDLLNNQLPSHFDYTSTYDLMVFRRLAAGSGSNNLFLDEAQGTLSSAKRALEAIDTSPVGFAVFDRVLFTVHPTDCPVRDFFATRLQQMTLGAGERSSGSSRLPTSPADLMLRMVNHMVDSYLELRRLLTKQLGYLQQELFNPRSHFDSWQVLLDSRNALHLLEDTCEDQRSAIVEWIDALEEWPTERNNPGAMRERELLRLRSRDVLEHIERVLSHVRRLESSAETAVQMHFSAQSNRTNDIMRTLTVLTAIFMPLNLITGFFGMNFDGLPLIHAETGVWVATVTMVIVGVGLGLFFWRKRYLSTSHKR is encoded by the coding sequence ATGCGGATCCTCCACATCACGCCCGAGCAGTTCACCGAGCTGCCCGAGTTGCCGGAGCAGCTGCCGCCCACCGGCTACATCTGGATCGGCAGCGCCCGGCGCGAATTCGAGGTCAACATCGCCCCGCTGCAGACCGCCTTCCAGCGCTGGACCGGCGGGCAGCTGGTCGACCTGCACATCTCCGACCTGCTGAACAACCAGCTGCCCTCGCATTTCGACTACACCTCGACCTACGACCTGATGGTGTTTCGCCGGCTGGCGGCGGGCAGCGGCAGCAACAACCTCTTTCTCGACGAGGCACAAGGCACGCTCAGCAGCGCCAAGCGGGCGCTGGAGGCCATTGACACCAGTCCGGTCGGCTTCGCGGTGTTCGACCGCGTGCTCTTCACCGTGCACCCGACCGACTGCCCGGTGCGCGACTTCTTCGCCACCCGCCTGCAGCAGATGACGCTCGGCGCCGGAGAGCGCAGCAGCGGCAGCTCGCGCCTGCCCACGAGCCCGGCCGACCTGATGCTGCGCATGGTCAACCACATGGTCGACAGCTACCTCGAACTGCGGCGGCTGCTCACCAAGCAGCTCGGCTACCTGCAGCAGGAGCTTTTCAACCCGCGCAGCCATTTCGACAGCTGGCAGGTGCTGCTCGACTCGCGCAATGCACTGCACCTGCTCGAAGACACCTGCGAAGACCAGCGCAGCGCGATCGTCGAGTGGATCGATGCCCTCGAAGAGTGGCCCACCGAGCGCAACAACCCCGGCGCCATGCGCGAGCGCGAGCTGCTGCGCCTGCGCTCGCGCGACGTGCTCGAGCACATCGAGCGCGTGCTGAGCCACGTGCGGCGGCTGGAATCGTCGGCCGAGACCGCGGTGCAGATGCACTTCTCGGCGCAGAGCAACCGCACCAACGACATCATGCGCACGCTCACCGTGCTGACGGCCATCTTCATGCCGCTGAACCTGATCACCGGCTTCTTCGGCATGAACTTCGACGGCCTGCCGCTCATCCACGCCGAGACCGGCGTGTGGGTGGCCACGGTCACGATGGTGATCGTGGGCGTCGGGCTGGGCCTCTTCTTCTGGCGCAAGCGCTACCTGAGCACCAGCCACAAGCGCTGA
- the hemB gene encoding porphobilinogen synthase — MHTPPPFPASRPRRLRRDEFTRALVREHHVQVSDLILPVFVLPGKNKIQNVDSMPGVQRLSLDQLLPVADECVRLGIPVMALFPVIDPKNKSEDGAEATNPQGLVPKVVRELKKRFPELGILTDVALDPYTSHGQDGVRDESGYILNDETVKILSQQALVQAEAGVDIVAPSDMMDGRIGAIRQTLEKRGHIHTRIMAYSAKYASAFYGPFRDAVGSAGNLGKGNKKVYQMDPANTDEALREVALDIAEGADMVMVKPGMPYLDIVRRVKDEFRVPTFAYQVSGEYAMLKAAANNGWLDKDAVMMESLLAFKRAGADGVLTYFALDAARLLRQR; from the coding sequence GTGCACACACCCCCGCCCTTCCCCGCCAGCCGGCCGCGCCGCCTACGCCGCGATGAGTTCACCCGCGCACTCGTGCGCGAGCACCATGTGCAGGTGAGCGACCTGATCCTTCCGGTCTTCGTGCTGCCCGGCAAGAACAAGATCCAGAACGTCGACTCCATGCCCGGCGTGCAACGACTGAGCCTCGACCAGCTGCTGCCGGTGGCCGATGAATGCGTGCGGCTGGGCATCCCGGTGATGGCGCTCTTCCCCGTCATCGATCCGAAGAACAAGAGCGAAGACGGCGCCGAAGCGACCAACCCGCAGGGCCTGGTCCCCAAGGTCGTGCGTGAGCTGAAGAAGCGCTTTCCCGAACTCGGAATCCTCACGGACGTGGCGCTCGACCCCTACACCTCGCACGGCCAGGACGGCGTGCGCGACGAGAGCGGCTACATCCTCAACGACGAGACCGTGAAGATCCTGAGCCAGCAGGCGCTGGTGCAGGCCGAGGCAGGTGTCGACATCGTCGCCCCGAGCGACATGATGGACGGGCGCATCGGCGCCATCCGCCAGACGCTCGAGAAGCGTGGCCACATTCACACGCGGATCATGGCCTACAGCGCCAAGTACGCGAGCGCCTTCTATGGCCCCTTCCGCGATGCCGTGGGTTCGGCCGGCAACCTCGGCAAGGGCAACAAGAAGGTCTACCAGATGGACCCGGCGAACACCGACGAAGCGCTGCGCGAAGTGGCGCTCGACATCGCCGAAGGCGCCGACATGGTGATGGTCAAACCCGGCATGCCCTACCTCGACATCGTGCGCCGCGTGAAAGACGAGTTCCGCGTGCCCACCTTCGCCTACCAGGTGAGCGGCGAATACGCGATGCTCAAGGCCGCCGCCAACAATGGCTGGCTCGACAAAGACGCGGTGATGATGGAAAGCCTGCTCGCCTTCAAGCGCGCCGGAGCCGATGGCGTGCTCACCTACTTCGCGCTCGACGCCGCACGCCTGCTGCGCCAGCGCTGA
- a CDS encoding CopD family protein codes for MSSLYLWVKAFHIVFVASWFAGLFYLPRIFVNLAMVPADSHAERERLLLMARKLYRFASFLMVPAVALGLWLWLGFGVTGGWMHAKLFFVVLVLGYHHACRSLLRKFESFANTRSERWFRVFNEVSVLLFIAIVVLVVVKPF; via the coding sequence ATGAGCAGCTTGTACTTGTGGGTCAAGGCCTTCCATATTGTTTTCGTCGCGAGCTGGTTCGCCGGCCTCTTCTACCTGCCGCGGATCTTCGTCAACCTGGCGATGGTCCCGGCCGACAGCCATGCCGAGCGTGAGCGCCTGCTGCTGATGGCGCGCAAGCTCTACCGTTTTGCGAGCTTCCTGATGGTGCCGGCGGTGGCGCTCGGCCTGTGGTTGTGGCTGGGCTTCGGCGTGACCGGCGGCTGGATGCACGCGAAGCTCTTCTTCGTCGTGCTGGTGCTCGGCTACCACCACGCGTGTCGTTCGCTGCTGCGCAAGTTCGAGTCGTTCGCCAACACGCGCAGCGAGCGCTGGTTCCGCGTCTTCAACGAAGTCTCGGTGCTGCTGTTCATCGCCATCGTCGTGCTCGTGGTGGTCAAGCCGTTCTGA
- a CDS encoding VanZ family protein — MPPRHRSSAAPLAWLYAALIVYASLSPFTGWKQPAGVPLFGFGHMPWQPYWTWFDVVSNLLGYVPLGALLFGAQVRSGRSVGWSALNAVMAGALLSLCMESLQNWLPRRVPSVADWLLNSGGMVLGVLIAMAVRALGGVDRWQVLRDRWFIHRSAGGIALLLLWPVGLLFPTAVPFGLGQGVLRLREAAAGWLEGTPWASWVTEGLHADELLTPLSRGSEWLAIVLGFLAPTFVAFSIMRPGWRRLAHVPAALALGLAATTLSTAMNFGPQHAWAWVTPAVVPALVVASVVALALAFAPPRGVAAFGLVALTMLVALVNQAPTDPYYAESLQAWEQGRFIRFHGIAQWVGWLWPFAGLIYLLARVVARDEAS; from the coding sequence ATGCCGCCGCGCCACCGCAGCTCCGCCGCGCCGCTGGCCTGGTTGTACGCGGCGCTGATCGTCTACGCGAGCCTGTCGCCCTTCACCGGCTGGAAGCAGCCGGCCGGCGTGCCCCTGTTCGGCTTCGGCCACATGCCATGGCAGCCGTACTGGACATGGTTCGACGTGGTCTCGAATCTGCTCGGCTACGTGCCGCTGGGCGCCCTGCTCTTCGGCGCGCAGGTGCGTAGCGGCCGGTCGGTCGGCTGGTCGGCGCTCAACGCGGTGATGGCTGGCGCGCTGCTGTCGCTGTGCATGGAGAGCCTGCAGAACTGGCTGCCCCGGCGCGTGCCCTCGGTCGCCGACTGGCTGCTGAACAGTGGTGGCATGGTGCTCGGCGTGCTGATCGCGATGGCCGTGCGCGCCCTCGGGGGCGTCGACCGCTGGCAGGTGCTGCGCGATCGCTGGTTCATCCACCGCAGTGCGGGGGGCATCGCGTTGCTGTTGTTGTGGCCGGTGGGCCTGCTGTTTCCGACGGCGGTGCCGTTCGGCCTGGGGCAGGGCGTGCTGCGCCTGCGCGAAGCGGCGGCCGGTTGGCTGGAAGGCACGCCCTGGGCGAGCTGGGTGACCGAGGGCCTGCACGCCGATGAACTGCTCACGCCGCTGTCGCGCGGCTCCGAGTGGCTGGCCATCGTGCTGGGCTTTCTGGCGCCCACCTTCGTGGCCTTCAGCATCATGCGGCCCGGTTGGCGACGGCTGGCCCACGTGCCGGCGGCCCTGGCGCTGGGGCTTGCGGCCACCACCTTGTCGACGGCGATGAACTTCGGACCGCAACACGCATGGGCCTGGGTCACGCCTGCGGTGGTGCCGGCGCTCGTCGTGGCGAGCGTGGTGGCCCTGGCGCTTGCCTTCGCGCCGCCGCGCGGCGTGGCGGCCTTCGGGCTGGTCGCCTTGACGATGCTCGTCGCGCTCGTCAACCAGGCGCCCACCGACCCCTACTACGCCGAGAGCCTGCAGGCCTGGGAGCAGGGACGCTTCATCCGCTTCCACGGCATTGCGCAATGGGTGGGCTGGCTGTGGCCCTTCGCGGGACTCATCTACCTGTTGGCACGCGTCGTGGCGCGCGACGAGGCTTCCTAA
- a CDS encoding (2Fe-2S) ferredoxin domain-containing protein, protein MTYFKRHIFFCLNQRENGEDCCANHNAKAGFDHCKSRVKAEKLAGPGGVRVNKAGCMDRCAGGPVAVVYPEAVWYTYVDESDIDEIVESHLKNGVVVDRLVLPESVGR, encoded by the coding sequence ATGACCTATTTCAAGCGACACATCTTCTTCTGCCTCAACCAGCGCGAGAACGGCGAAGACTGCTGCGCCAATCACAACGCGAAGGCCGGCTTCGACCACTGCAAGTCGCGCGTGAAGGCCGAGAAGCTCGCTGGCCCCGGCGGCGTGCGTGTCAACAAGGCCGGTTGCATGGACCGCTGCGCCGGAGGCCCGGTGGCCGTCGTCTACCCCGAGGCCGTCTGGTACACCTACGTCGACGAGAGCGACATCGACGAGATCGTCGAGTCGCACCTCAAAAACGGTGTCGTGGTCGACCGTCTCGTGCTGCCGGAATCCGTCGGCCGATGA
- a CDS encoding alpha/beta hydrolase, with amino-acid sequence MNSQTKRVTIPGPAGAIECAIDEPAAAPVGVAVVCHPHPLHGGTMDNKVAQTLARAFVQLGYRAVRFNFRGVAGSQGEWDEGRGEVDDALAVIAAHRDAALPFVLAGFSFGGYVAAEAAHRLPAEAKPKWLALIAPSTQKQQVPPAPEGTLVVHGEADDVVPLSATLDWARPQALPVVVVPGAGHFFHGQLTLLKNLVVRHGS; translated from the coding sequence ATGAACTCTCAGACGAAGCGCGTGACGATCCCCGGCCCGGCCGGTGCGATCGAATGTGCGATCGACGAGCCGGCGGCCGCTCCGGTGGGCGTGGCCGTGGTGTGCCACCCGCACCCGCTGCACGGCGGCACGATGGACAACAAGGTGGCGCAGACGCTCGCCCGCGCCTTCGTGCAACTCGGCTACCGCGCCGTGCGCTTCAACTTCCGCGGCGTCGCCGGCTCGCAGGGCGAGTGGGACGAAGGCCGGGGTGAGGTCGACGACGCGCTCGCCGTGATCGCCGCCCACCGCGATGCGGCGCTGCCCTTCGTGCTGGCCGGTTTCTCCTTCGGTGGCTATGTGGCGGCCGAAGCCGCGCACCGCCTGCCGGCCGAAGCCAAGCCCAAGTGGCTGGCGCTCATTGCCCCGTCGACGCAGAAGCAACAAGTGCCTCCCGCACCCGAGGGCACACTCGTCGTTCACGGTGAAGCCGACGACGTGGTGCCACTCTCGGCCACGCTCGACTGGGCCCGCCCGCAGGCCCTGCCGGTGGTGGTCGTCCCCGGCGCCGGGCATTTTTTTCATGGGCAACTCACGCTGCTCAAGAACTTGGTGGTGCGGCACGGCTCATAA
- a CDS encoding D-alanyl-D-alanine carboxypeptidase family protein has protein sequence MKKLFALLFALACTVAQAQMPTPPEVAARSYILIDITTGQTLAEREADAPSDPASLTKLMTAYLVFAALREHKLTLEQVLPVSVRAWQERKGGGSLMFIEPRSQPKVADLLRGLIVNSGNDAAVVLAEGVGGSVENFVAMMNRQAQAWGLKNTTFKNAPGLTEAGHKSTARDMAVIASHIIQDFPEHYPLYSIKKYRFEGSPATNENNRNVLLLRDPSVDGMKTGYTEAAGYCMVISAQRDFPNLAANGAGGGKRRLLSVVMGTASMEARANESQKLLNWGFQAFDTVRLFEADKALATVPVWKGKANEARLGSTGGVFVSVPKGEGAKLQTRIERTDPLVAPLAQGQRVGTVKVTTPAGAVVAERPLVVLNAVEQAGILGRAWDAVRLWIK, from the coding sequence ATGAAAAAGCTCTTCGCTCTCTTGTTCGCGCTCGCCTGCACTGTGGCCCAGGCCCAGATGCCCACGCCACCCGAAGTGGCCGCGCGCAGCTACATCCTGATCGACATCACCACCGGCCAGACATTGGCCGAGCGCGAGGCCGATGCCCCGTCCGACCCCGCGTCGCTCACCAAGCTGATGACGGCCTACCTCGTGTTCGCCGCGCTGCGCGAGCACAAGCTGACGCTGGAGCAGGTGCTGCCCGTGTCGGTGCGTGCCTGGCAGGAGCGCAAGGGCGGCGGCTCGCTGATGTTCATCGAGCCGCGCAGCCAGCCGAAGGTGGCCGACCTGCTGCGTGGCCTGATCGTCAACTCGGGCAATGACGCGGCCGTGGTGCTGGCTGAAGGCGTGGGGGGCTCGGTCGAGAACTTCGTCGCGATGATGAACCGCCAGGCCCAGGCCTGGGGCTTGAAGAACACCACCTTCAAGAACGCGCCGGGCCTCACCGAGGCCGGCCACAAGAGCACCGCGCGCGACATGGCGGTGATCGCCTCGCACATCATTCAGGACTTCCCCGAGCACTATCCGCTGTACTCCATCAAGAAGTACCGCTTCGAAGGCTCGCCCGCCACCAACGAGAACAACCGCAACGTGCTCCTGCTGCGCGACCCGAGCGTCGACGGCATGAAGACCGGCTACACCGAAGCCGCGGGCTACTGCATGGTGATCTCCGCGCAGCGCGACTTCCCGAACCTCGCCGCCAACGGGGCCGGTGGCGGCAAGCGCCGCCTGCTGAGCGTGGTGATGGGCACCGCATCGATGGAGGCCCGCGCGAACGAAAGCCAGAAGCTGCTCAACTGGGGCTTCCAGGCCTTCGACACCGTGCGCCTCTTCGAGGCCGACAAGGCCCTGGCCACCGTGCCGGTGTGGAAAGGCAAGGCCAACGAAGCGCGCCTGGGCAGCACCGGTGGTGTGTTCGTCAGCGTGCCCAAGGGCGAAGGCGCCAAGCTGCAGACCCGCATCGAGCGCACCGACCCGCTCGTCGCCCCGCTCGCGCAGGGCCAGCGTGTGGGCACGGTCAAGGTCACGACGCCGGCCGGCGCCGTGGTGGCCGAGCGGCCGCTGGTGGTGCTGAACGCGGTCGAGCAAGCCGGGATCCTGGGTCGGGCATGGGATGCGGTCCGGCTGTGGATCAAGTAA